One Eremothecium cymbalariae DBVPG#7215 chromosome 2, complete sequence DNA window includes the following coding sequences:
- a CDS encoding uncharacterized protein (similar to Ashbya gossypii AFR416C), whose protein sequence is MRRRGYYWLLYTVLLFGLFHIVIHRDTTGSRIPFPSTISLNIVKPEIKFPSKEYFHSFYFNWKFETDTLATYEFLNETPTLYDFVLGSNLINRIRSIKTLQDLTEGLESYEFDPRITLAVYFREILLDVRRNKKLPFSWYDWKDLGSQLNKFINLKSKDRPKCDFVINHMFPKDQLVRLEGLTRSHIFEFGRDAYYSSVESNKAVDTKRYCINKQQGMLCPGFEVKEVYEDSRPESLALQVASYLLNYGVRPLSISIILADMGVLQVEIEQGKKHSPFGMNELFQKYIAGMEPSKNLTFNHLYLFDLLRRFFGKQKTASNLEFLREIPKESFDFDLDSAIQELELSEKRQRLSIHDSNYLKSLKYSKTKGATKYTHFRSPITFQHDYKGQSKHMDIRFFSGLIPSNWDKLTALNSLIRSWFQFMNSQHFTSWLIRGSLYSYLNNARQFPWDDGFKVHMPLNELTKLARKFNQSLIVQNPREGNGRFFLDISPVMIAAGFQGNGYIDARFIDVDTGLYVGISSVQFTSYCIKNERIINNLLENIEQTFGVTGNIVDVFSEIKKYEGTDKMLQFNRENNLLSYKNQELFRLDDISPLRLSVYHGVATYVVNHPLKVLRDRYVVSRYFYGGRMKYFRYRYFPEPAMWLDFKDISNLIGSVDLIGGLTFKAVEELAYKMASGSGNLHQTLIEWINSYELSKYRMLELSVQVDENLSIEQKYNMLEALTTDMMPSKSPFKDPFLDRYQRRMWQKLAKSMFSIGFRPSDLLDQSVIDFDTARFHHLRDVINTTLNETATKFLEKIYNNELIYNFSKVQPVFWIKKHHNEDDNYRRRQPFVRDFGLDNNNSNDD, encoded by the coding sequence ATGCGAAGAAGAGGCTATTATTGGCTCCTATATACAGTTTTACTATTCGGTTTATTCCATATTGTAATCCACCGAGACACCACAGGTTCACGGATACCTTTTCCTTCCACAATTTCCTTAAATATAGTTAAACCAGAGATCAAATTCCCTTCTaaagaatattttcattctttCTATTTCAATTGGAAGTTCGAAACAGATACTTTGGCGACTTACGAATTTCTAAACGAAACTCCGACTCTTTatgattttgttttagGAAGTAATTTGATAAATCGCATTAGATCTATAAAAACTTTACAGGATTTGACGGAAGGGCTTGAAAGCTATGAATTTGATCCTAGGATTACGCTGGCTGTTTATTTTAGAGAGATCTTGCTGGACGTCAGAAGGAATAAGAAGCTACCCTTTAGTTGGTATGATTGGAAAGATTTGGGATCACAGCTGAATAAGTTTATCAATCTTAAGAGTAAGGATAGGCCAAAATGTGACTTTGTTATTAATCATATGTTTCCCAAGGATCAATTGGTTCGCTTGGAAGGGCTTACAAGGAGTCACATATTTGAGTTCGGAAGAGATGCGTATTATAGCTCAGTAGAGTCCAACAAAGCCGTGGATACCAAAAGATATTGCATAAACAAACAGCAAGGGATGCTATGTCCTGGTTTCGAGGTAAAAGAGGTGTATGAAGATTCCAGGCCTGAAAGTCTTGCTTTACAAGTGGCTTCATATCTTCTTAACTATGGCGTTCGCCCATTATCCATTTCAATTATATTAGCGGACATGGGCGTATTACAGGTGGAAATCGAACAAGGTAAGAAGCATAGTCCGTTTGGCATGAATGAACTATTCCAGAAATATATTGCAGGGATGGAGCCTTCCAAAAATTTAACTTTCAATCatttatatctttttgaCCTTTTACGAAGGTTCTTTGGGAAGCAAAAGACAGCATCTAATTTGGAATTCCTTAGGGAGATTCCGAAGGAAAGTTTTGACTTTGATTTAGATTCGGCGATCCAGGAACTAGAACTCAGTGAAAAAAGACAGCGTTTGTCTATTCATGATTCAAACTATTTAAAGTCTCTGAAATACAGCAAAACTAAGGGGGCTACTAAATATACTCATTTTCGTAGTCCCATTACGTTTCAGCATGACTACAAAGGTCAGTCCAAACATATGGACATTCGTTTTTTTTCTGGATTAATACCTTCCAATTGGGACAAGCTGACTGCATTGAATTCGTTAATTAGATCTTGGTTTCAATTTATGAATTCGCAGCACTTTACTTCTTGGCTTATACGTGGATCCTTGTATTCTTATTTAAACAATGCCAGACAATTCCCATGGGATGATGGGTTTAAAGTACATATGCCGTTGAATGAACTCACCAAGTTGGCAAGAAAATTCAATCAAAGTCTAATCGTTCAAAACCCAAGAGAAGGAAACGGCCGCTTCTTTCTTGATATATCACCGGTCATGATTGCCGCTGGTTTCCAAGGCAATGGTTATATCGATGCTAGATTCATTGATGTAGACACTGGGTTATATGTGGGTATATCTAGTGTTCAATTTACTTCGTACTGCATAAAAAACGAAagaattattaataatttattaGAAAACATTGAGCAAACATTTGGAGTCACTGGAAATATCGTAGATGTCTTTagtgaaataaaaaagtatGAAGGAACGGATAAAATGCTTCAATTTAACCGTGAAAACAACCTATTGAGTTATAAAAATCAAGAATTATTCAGACTAGATGATATATCTCCCTTGAGGCTATCTGTATATCATGGGGTGGCGACATATGTCGTAAACCATCCATTGAAAGTTCTCAGAGATAGATATGTTGTATCGCGCTACTTTTATGGCGGCCGAATGAAGTACTTCAGATATAGGTACTTCCCAGAACCAGCAATGTGGCTTGATTTCAAAGATATCTCTAATTTAATTGGAAGCGTTGATTTAATAGGTGGTCTAACCTTTAAGGCAGTTGAAGAACTAGCATATAAGATGGCTAGCGGTTCTGGGAATTTACATCAGACATTGATTGAATGGATTAATAGTTATGAACTTAGTAAATATAGAATGCTGGAGTTGAGTGTTCAGGTTGACGAAAACTTGtcaattgaacaaaaatataacaTGCTAGAGGCTTTGACAACGGATATGATGCCCAGTAAATCCCCTTTTAAGGACCCATTTTTAGATAGATATCAAAGGAGAATGTGGCAAAAACTAGCGAAGTCTATGTTTTCGATTGGTTTTAGACCTTCTGATCTTCTTGATCAGAGTGTCATTGACTTTGATACTGCGAGGTTTCATCATTTACGTGATGTTATCAATACCACATTGAATGAGACAGCTACTAAATTCCTTGAAAAAATCTACAATAACGAGTTGATTTATAACTTCTCAAAAGTCCAACCTGtattttggataaaaaAACATCATAACGAGGACGACAATTACCGCAGACGGCAGCCATTCGTACGTGATTTCGGGTTagataacaataatagcaATGATGACTAG
- the FRE8 gene encoding putative ferric-chelate reductase (similar to Ashbya gossypii ACL139W), whose translation MKYTNEVYEWYVAKEFPTLDGLTPKPVRIRLVRLSGYSAISIAAVVICVLIPLVNYLKLNKQAFRLKHNWRHHFLRNRIWIDRVLFCRHQSLRSGFLWAIVGACCTFVYCNNDLVVIAKRLGRVSVAFMPPLFFLTLRPSPLPHTLYLSLLPLHKWLGRVIVLQATVHGALYIWWDLKSGNVPHLVELANIWGMLVTALFLIIVVSSLPFIRRWWFPVFYYIHYLGTWATVVLVQLHSRPPATIYTAASVAILLFQIWYRAVNTKHTTVTIVPISPCMSMMEFPMSAVAKTPILPASHVRINVYPTGLFKRVLQFAVPLQHPFTLASLPTDDTVRLIVRRSKFPLINNGKYHVTGAIDPKIDFISKPKKSRDHNSPLSSPALHPFQIRTPFLRNSPLHYIVDASRILMVVGGSAISFGLPLLNILNFNGVHVRLIWVSRDYRDLRVLSYFKCNFDGLEIYITGVTGDEQDLEIDYVDYQEAENLNVPGVKPLEQKPPLVGCIGTPELTKKGSLMATVSANYGSISRRSINKVDLQNNSSNPGTNSISPVRYQELVDHGESDGNDEVDFTELFSSKRGKGLSSLEPNTVDTFLTKESVFRKPKLIDPPEYEVFEDDLELGEDGSRNNKLTVPTGAKLYFGRPLLSPRDYHWCLQKDCVGPSETGQCCQPNNEDGLHVDDLAKVWIIAAGPQGLVNATRRWANDGGLHFHEESFSI comes from the coding sequence atgaagTACACTAATGAAGTGTACGAGTGGTATGTGGCGAAGGAGTTTCCTACGTTAGATGGCCTGACTCCAAAACCTGTACGGATTCGTCTTGTGCGGTTGTCCGGTTATTCAGCAATATCGATAGCTGCGGTGGTGATATGTGTGTTGATTCCTTTGGTGAATTATCTGAAGTTGAACAAGCAAGCTTTTAGATTGAAGCATAATTGGAGACATCATTTTCTAAGAAATCGTATATGGATCGATAGGGTGCTGTTCTGTAGGCATCAGTCGCTACGAAGTGGGTTTTTATGGGCTATAGTGGGTGCATGTTGTACATTTGTATATTGTAATAATGATTTGGTGGTTATTGCCAAACGACTTGGTCGAGTGTCAGTCGCATTCATGCCTCCattattctttttgacATTAAGGCCATCCCCTTTACCACACACGTTATATTTGTCCCTTTTACCGTTACATAAGTGGTTGGGAAGGGTGATTGTGTTGCAAGCTACGGTGCATGGTGCTTTGTATATTTGGTGGGATTTAAAATCAGGGAATGTGCCCCATCTAGTTGAGTTGGCGAATATTTGGGGGATGTTAGTCACAGCtctatttttgataattgtAGTTAGTTCGTTGCCATTTATAAGGCGATGGTGGTTTCCtgtgttttattatattcacTATCTGGGGACATGGGCTACAGTGGTACTGGTACAGCTGCATTCCCGACCTCCAGCGACTATTTATACTGCGGCAAGTGTGGCAATAttgttgttccaaatatgGTACCGGGCAGTTAATACAAAACACACTACGGTTACCATTGTGCCAATTTCGCCTTGTATGTCCATGATGGAGTTCCCCATGTCTGCTGTGGCTAAAACCCCAATTTTGCCTGCATCGCATGTTCGCATCAATGTTTATCCTACGGGACTATTCAAACGGGTTCTGCAATTTGCGGTGCCCCTTCAACATCCTTTTACATTAGCATCATTACCTACTGATGACACAGTAAGGTTAATAGTACGCCGCTCTAAATTCCCTCTTATTAACAATGGGAAGTACCATGTGACTGGGGCGATTGATCCAAAAATTGATTTCATATCCAAACCCAAGAAATCTAGAGATCATAATTCGCCCTTATCTTCCCCAGCTTTGCATCCTTTCCAAATCCGAACGCCATTTTTAAGGAATTCTCCATTGCATTATATTGTTGATGCCTCTAGGATATTGATGGTTGTCGGAGGCAGTGCAATATCTTTTGGATTACCGTTactaaatattttaaacttcAATGGTGTTCACGTTAGGTTGATTTGGGTAAGTCGAGATTATCGTGACCTCCGGGTTTTGAGCTACTTCAAGTGTAACTTCGATGGgttggaaatatatattactgGTGTTACAGGTGATGAACAAGATCTCGAGATTGATTACGTAGATTATCAAGAAGCGGAAAACTTGAATGTTCCTGGAGTTAAACCGCTGGAACAGAAGCCCCCTCTTGTTGGTTGTATAGGTACCCCAGAGCTGACAAAAAAGGGTTCATTAATGGCAACGGTGAGTGCAAATTATGGTAGTATTAGTCGTCGGAGTATCAATAAGGTTGACTTACAAAATAATTCTAGTAACCCTGGCACCAACTCCATCTCACCTGTAAGATATCAAGAATTGGTGGATCATGGAGAAAGTGACGGAAatgatgaagttgattttACGGAATTATTCAGTTCTAAAAGAGGGAAGGGTCTCTCTTCTTTAGAACCAAATACAGTTGACACATTCTTAACAAAAGAATCAGTATTTCGTAAGCCTAAATTAATTGATCCTCCGGAGTATGAGGTATTCGAAGATGATTTAGAACTAGGGGAAGATGGTTCTAGAAATAATAAGTTGACTGTTCCTACTGGAGCAAAgttatattttggaagGCCACTATTGTCACCTCGGGACTATCATTGGTGCTTACAGAAGGACTGTGTTGGTCCCTCGGAGACGGGGCAGTGTTGCCAACCGAATAATGAAGACGGACTCCATGTTGATGATTTGGCAAAGGTTTGGATAATTGCTGCGGGCCCACAGGGATTGGTGAATGCCACGCGCAGGTGGGCTAATGATGGTGGGCTACATTTTCATGAAGAGAGCTTTAGCATTTAA
- the TVS1 gene encoding Tvs1p (similar to Ashbya gossypii AAR052C) produces the protein MLIKKVLWLVVTGICGVVTSHGDIHMGMEMGHQSDSRNTSELIPVPHEGGHMHGLPILETSLTPAEKKYWEAYNTTTYFSSIQAIHSSGLVYHMGGIFIVTVFTYPICLVLANVKSQWYLPMLCLNYLVLGTAIVGLSGFSASFPETLYPGNIYGKMTLILILLSIVQGSAAVVVRAAEWMTGETNSDEYTSSGRDGFIPLSDLQGSNSSEGKFHPSSPQHASITGSSATAVSNNQFNGRRDDDDGSSTSVSFDIDESFTRDIEQAPPAEEDGGRFSLRYKSSLAMRRDTYLSELLAHPTLQQISMRFGHIFRLVFRITNLPMLLYLLVYMTVGVAVGNLLGQDRRIFNLLAHWIKGGVFILLGLISLARYSGAWSSYGWAWNKTLYLKSDNTDNTSLGYRFFTPRGTITMEAVESFLIFFYGSTNIFLERLANPHGKWAAKDLQHVSIAFMFIGSGLCGLIAEHRLNDWRWKHAMKTTTDTPESAVLACSPGYSPNPFPAFTIFWTGILMSQHAQASKTSTAIHVQWGYLLSYGSFFRIITFILLMLVPNKNLAPSHPFTELIASFCLICGGLIFMESTDQVVEAIEYRGLTPMFTLNISIGIVLLAMAWEMMLFMWRDSLRSNTLNYK, from the coding sequence ATGTTGATTAAAAAGGTACTATGGCTGGTGGTGACAGGCATTTGTGGGGTTGTCACTTCCCATGGAGATATACATATGGGGATGGAGATGGGTCATCAATCTGATTCTAGAAACACTAGTGAACTGATTCCAGTACCCCATGAGGGCGGCCATATGCATGGGTTACCCATTTTAGAGACATCGTTAACACCAGcggaaaaaaaatattggGAGGCCTATAATACTACGACATACTTTTCCAGCATACAAGCAATTCATTCATCAGGGTTGGTTTATCATATGGGTGGGATTTTTATAGTTACCGTATTCACATATCCTATTTGTCTGGTTCTAGCTAATGTGAAGTCGCAGTGGTATTTGCCAATGCTATGCTTaaattatttggttttagGGACGGCCATAGTCGGATTATCGGGCTTCAGCGCTTCATTTCCGGAGACGTTATATCCAGGCAATATCTATGGGAAAATGACGTTGATACTAATTCTACTATCAATTGTACAAGGGAGCGCTGCTGTTGTGGTAAGGGCAGCCGAGTGGATGACTGGCGAGACAAACTCTGATGAATATACTAGTAGCGGGCGCGATGGATTTATTCCACTGTCTGACTTGCAAGGTAGTAATAGCAGTGAAGGGAAATTTCACCCCTCATCGCCCCAGCATGCGTCGATTACTGGATCATCTGCGACTGCAGTCTCGAACAATCAATTTAATGGGCGTCgagatgatgatgacggGTCCTCAACCAGTGTCTCCTTTGACATCGATGAGAGTTTTACACGGGACATTGAACAAGCACCACcagctgaagaagatggcGGCAGGTTTTCTCTACGATACAAGTCCAGTCTTGCAATGCGTAGGGACACATATTTATCAGAATTGCTCGCACATCCAACGTTACAACAGATATCGATGAGGTTTGGGCACATATTCAGACTAGTGTTCCGGATCACCAACCTGCCAATGCTATTGTACCTACTTGTGTATATGACTGTCGGGGTCGCGGTTGGAAATCTTCTGGGCCAAGATAGGCGGATATTTAACCTGCTAGCTCACTGGATCAAAGGTGGTGTTTTCATACTGCTAGGACTTATTTCTCTAGCTCGATACAGCGGAGCGTGGAGCAGCTATGGCTGGGCATGGAACAAAACATTATACCTAAAAAGTGATAACACAGATAATACCAGTTTAGGATACCGTTTCTTCACACCTCGTGGGACAATTACCATGGAAGCTGTTGAATCATTCCTAATTTTCTTTTACGGTTCAACCAATATCTTTCTAGAGCGCCTCGCCAATCCACATGGGAAGTGGGCAGCAAAGGACTTGCAACATGTCTCTATAGCATTCATGTTTATCGGATCAGGGTTATGCGGTCTTATTGCTGAACATAGACTAAATGACTGGCGTTGGAAACACGCAATGAAAACCACCACTGACACCCCCGAGAGTGCTGTACTAGCCTGTTCACCAGGCTACTCCCCTAACCCATTTCCAGCATTCACCATCTTCTGGACGGGCATTCTAATGTCCCAACATGCTCAGGCTTCCAAAACATCCACCGCAATACACGTCCAATGGGGGTACTTACTGTCATATGGATCcttttttagaattattacCTTTATCTTATTAATGTTGGTCCCGAATAAAAACCTCGCTCCTTCACACCCCTTCACCGAGCTTATAGCCTCGTTCTGCCTGATCTGCGGCGGACTAATCTTTATGGAATCTACAGATCAAGTTGTAGAAGCCATTGAGTACAGAGGCTTAACCCCTATGTTCACCTTAAATATTAGTATCGGCATCGTACTATTGGCTATGGCCTGGGAAATGATGCTCTTTATGTGGCGCGATTCGTTACGTAGCAACACTCTAAACTACAAATga
- the BUD31 gene encoding U2 snRNP complex subunit BUD31 (similar to Ashbya gossypii AAR051C), which produces MKHRSPYGIYSIDSLLHLCVSVPTRIMKRTRTAGRTHSTVPPPGFENVKETLDDFDRQLKELQTDSAKASRLSARANEPAWQVFRITHERSRYIYNLFYRRKAISRQLYRWLLNNRYADRHLIAKWKKRGYEKLCCIPCIQQTETQYGSTCICRVPRATLEKNSVDGVTTFKNCSHCGCSGCASTD; this is translated from the coding sequence ATGAAACACCGCAGTCCATATGGCATATATAGCATAGACTCTTTGCTGCATCTGTGTGTGTCAGTGCCCACCCGCATCAtgaaaagaacaagaaccGCTGGTCGCACCCACTCCACCGTGCCCCCACCTGGGTTCGAGAACGTCAAAGAGACGCTTGACGACTTCGACCGCCAACTCAAGGAGTTGCAGACCGACTCCGCCAAGGCCTCGAGGCTCTCAGCGCGTGCCAACGAACCTGCCTGGCAGGTGTTTCGCATCACCCACGAACGGTCCCGCTACATCTACAACCTATTCTACCGAAGAAAGGCCATCAGCCGGCAGCTGTACCGTTGGCTGCTGAACAACCGCTACGCAGACAGGCATCTGATCGCCAAGTGGAAAAAAAGAGGCTACGAAAAGCTCTGCTGCATACCGTGCATACAGCAGACAGAAACCCAGTATGGCAGCACTTGCATCTGCCGGGTGCCCCGCGCCACGCTGGAGAAGAACAGTGTCGACGGCGTCACCACCTTCAAGAACTGCAGCCACTGCGGGTGCAGTGGCTGCGCCAGCACCGACTGA
- the HCM1 gene encoding Hcm1p (similar to Ashbya gossypii AAR050C), with the protein MECSEGGLGATASSPLPLRADNLVSSGDENRKRRLSVTVTVDEVGVCTTLTPLHSFLGVVDKTPRHHETKRRQPLSPELSSPLRPPKGKRQKVLVDGGTPALVMASATGARSSSTNTLEELLENLSDAGKMSALQDPGKKPPYSYAMLIGVAILQSKEGKLTLSQIYRWISSHFPYYKLRDAGWQNSIRHNLSLNEAFVKGGKSLDGKGHFWEVKTGCECKFFKNGSSQPGLEIRRKLQSVSETLDSMDFPVATPSSEPDVFEQSVKPKSGSADVKKHYKSAGSYHVFKKKYRNPDTSQEVEYESDGATMDPESRVASSPNHGAPSSPTPFGIHGFEQSTTTTHAADRDAFIDEDSFPNAQSSYRSYHQNTTCCNESKYSDYTPSLKRAHTTIGLLRGDGNFEESPIDELASSPLLRRYTCSFNTCFEPTSPHDKSDGSDPLVANPMLHPDLLKTPRSKDISNITFKTPLGGRTPRDNLTSAGKLQTPFFDDFFGSPLVMKPSGTPIVCIDDCIADEDRRIEFRSPRKLLASSSASRGVQRGNKIFESSRISSNALFGVDVCSVWKRAVKSFENEQRLEDDAQQPKLDIPFQITTEKEKVDKIKD; encoded by the coding sequence ATGGAGTGCAGCGAAGGAGGGTTGGGTGCCACAGCGTCAAGTCCGTTACCGTTGCGGGCTGATAATTTAGTGTCCTCCGGGGATGAGAATAGGAAGAGGAGGCTTAGTGTGACGGTAACGGTTGACGAGGTTGGGGTGTGTACCACTTTGACGCCACtgcattcttttttggGGGTTGTTGATAAGACGCCTAGACATCATGAGACGAAGAGACGGCAGCCTTTGTCGCCTGAACTGTCTTCGCCGCTCCGGCCACCAAAGGGCAAGCGCCAGAAGGTGTTGGTGGATGGGGGCACGCCTGCGTTGGTGATGGCTTCGGCGACTGGTGCGCGGTCCAGCAGTACGAATACGCTAGAGGAGCTGTTAGAGAATCTTTCTGATGCCGGTAAGATGTCAGCACTGCAGGATCCTGGAAAGAAGCCGCCTTACTCGTATGCCATGCTTATCGGGGTTGCGATACTGCAGTCCAAAGAGGGCAAGCTGACGTTATCTCAGATCTATCGTTGGATCTCTTCACATTTCCCGTATTATAAACTTCGCGACGCAGGTTGGCAGAATAGTATCAGACATAATTTGTCACTTAATGAGGCGTTTGTCAAGGGGGGGAAATCCTTGGACGGTAAGGGTCACTTCTGGGAGGTGAAGACTGGATGCGAGTGTAAGTTTTTTAAGAACGGTTCTAGTCAACCTGGCCTAGAAATAAGGAGAAAGTTGCAGTCCGTTAGTGAAACCTTAGATTCGATGGATTTTCCTGTTGCAACACCGTCTTCGGAGCCCGATGTATTTGAACAGTCGGTGAAGCCAAAAAGTGGTTCTGCGGATGTCAAGAAACATTACAAGTCTGCAGGAAGCTATCACGTATTCAAGAAAAAGTATAGAAACCCGGACACTTCACAAGAAGTAGAGTACGAATCGGATGGCGCCACAATGGACCCAGAATCACGCGTGGCTTCCTCACCGAACCATGGTGCTCCAAGCTCACCCACGCCGTTTGGTATCCATGGGTTCGAGCAATCAACGACTACAACCCATGCTGCTGACAGAGATGCTTTCATAGATGAGGACAGCTTCCCCAATGCACAATCCAGTTATCGATCTTACCATCAAAATACAACCTGCTGTAACGAATCTAAATATTCCGACTACACTCCAAGCCTGAAAAGAGCACACACAACAATAGGCTTACTTAGAGGCGATGGGAACTTCGAGGAGTCTCCTATAGATGAACTGGCTTCATCGCCACTCTTGAGACGATACACCTGTTCCTTCAACACCTGTTTCGAACCCACATCGCCCCACGACAAGTCAGACGGTAGTGATCCTCTAGTGGCAAACCCCATGCTACATCCTGACCTATTGAAAACACCAAGATCCAAAGATATATCCAACATAACTTTCAAAACTCCATTGGGTGGGCGCACGCCTCGTGATAACTTAACTTCAGCTGGTAAATTACAAACTCCATTTTTcgatgatttttttggctCTCCCCTCGTTATGAAACCCTCTGGTACACCAATAGTGTGCATTGATGATTGCATAGCGGACGAAGATAGGCGTATTGAATTTAGATCACCCAGAAAACTACTTGCATCGTCGTCTGCTTCCAGGGGCGTGCAACGTGgtaataaaatatttgaaagctCAAGGATATCAAGCAACGCCTTGTTTGGCGTGGATGTGTGCTCCGTATGGAAACGTGCTGTGAAAAGCTTCGAGAATGAACAGAGACTTGAAGATGATGCTCAGCAGCCAAAGTTGGACATACCCTTCCAGATAACAACGGAAAAGGAGAAGGTGGATAAGATCAAGGATTAA
- the RAD18 gene encoding E3 ubiquitin-protein ligase RAD18 (similar to Ashbya gossypii AAR049C): MTTAKLDAEVSNPSDFQGTLIPEIADIDSLLRCHICKEFLQTPVLGHCGHTFCSLCIRTYLNKEARCPLCLVELRQNMLQKEFLLGEIVASYSRIRGRMLENLDNRHAKRPAQQVAKSSASKIEIISDDDIQILDSGQSSFDMKRSAPVTTEFEVISKRPRAKKNGIQSLLSRKSKIRDNTVECPICNKSFSKDFLERTHLDECLTMETLHEDSVAIDIPQSTVQCVPEEQRIPESNCDSSNSGSSSPVVAGLEHQKTPPTMEDITSHTNLYLESGLRDTKPRLPKLHFGSLSTNQLKQKLSELNLPNTGSKQQMINRYNHYELLWNSNFLDSIQPVSELELRKNLANWESTHNTDNYGSNCNNFGIADLLRSNLNHNLTASTLLKSFKSDRFDKAAWIKLFSKEFNKLIREARKGLNKQKEQKLNTPEVVSSTEAAEEAGTKCNELALRDTKSQLPGSCPSKDL; this comes from the coding sequence ATGACAACGGCTAAGTTAGATGCAGAAGTCTCCAATCCGAGTGATTTTCAAGGTACTTTGATTCCAGAGATCGCTGATATTGACAGTTTGCTAAGATGCCATATTTGTAAGGAATTTTTACAAACACCTGTTCTAGGTCATTGCGGGCATACTTTTTGTTCCCTGTGCATACGTACTTATCTGAACAAGGAGGCCAGATGTCCTCTATGCTTGGTCGAGCTAAGGCAGAATATGTTACAAAAGGAGTTTTTATTGGGTGAAATAGTTGCTAGTTACAGTAGAATCAGAGGTCGAATGTTAGAAAATCTTGATAATAGGCATGCCAAACGTCCTGCCCAACAGGTTGCCAAAAGTTCTGCAtctaaaattgaaattatATCAGACGATGACATACAAATATTAGATAGCGGGCAATCTTCATTTGACATGAAACGCTCAGCACCTGTAACCACAGAGTTCGAAGTTATCTCTAAGAGGCCAAGGgccaaaaaaaatggtATTCAATCACTGCTGAGCAGGAAATCAAAGATCAGAGATAATACTGTTGAATGTCCAATTTGCAACAAGTCATTCTCGAAGGATTTTCTTGAACGCACCCATTTAGATGAGTGTTTAACAATGGAAACGTTGCATGAAGATAGTGTGGCCATTGATATACCCCAAAGTACTGTCCAGTGTGTCCCCGAAGAACAGAGAATACCTGAGTCCAATTGTGATTCTAGTAACTCGGGATCATCATCTCCTGTAGTGGCTGGATTAGAACATCAGAAGACTCCACCAACAATGGAAGATATTACCTCTCATACAAATTTGTACCTAGAATCGGGCTTAAGAGATACTAAGCCACGGCTCCCAAAACTGCACTTTGGTTCCCTGAGTACCAACCAACTGAAGCAGAAATTGTCTGAACTTAACTTGCCTAATACAGGTTCCAAACAACAGATGATTAACAGATATAATCATTATGAGCTTTTATGGAATAGTAACTTTTTAGATTCGATCCAACCTGTTTCTGAACTAGAATTGAGAAAGAACCTTGCTAATTGGGAGTCTACTCATAATACAGATAATTACGGATCCAACTGTAACAATTTTGGAATTGCAGACCTTTTAAGAAGCAATTTAAACCACAACTTAACGGCGTCAACCCTTTTGAAATCGTTCAAATCTGACAGATTTGACAAGGCTGCTTGGATCAAATTGTTCAGCaaagaattcaataaaCTAATTCGTGAAGCTAGAAAAGGTCTTAACAAACAGAAGGAACAGAAGTTGAACACACCTGAAGTGGTCAGTTCAACTGAGGCCGCAGAAGAAGCTGGTACCAAATGCAACGAACTGGCACTCCGAGATACCAAGAGCCAATTACCTGGTTCTTGCCCGAGCAAGGATTTATAA